In one window of Henckelia pumila isolate YLH828 chromosome 1, ASM3356847v2, whole genome shotgun sequence DNA:
- the LOC140861419 gene encoding uncharacterized protein — protein sequence MPPRSLPLRSGRTNLLSPPTEQVPPIEQVPPVVPNMPLVPTTEQGSTTVTPMDTTANPMEVLLKRFQSFKPPSLHGTEDYVACESWLDDIEQLFESIDYTDDRRVRLSYRKDKGAEFANLQQGSMCIEDYVANFSTLLRLAPHIADNEEAKADQFINGINPDVFTLVNVGRPNNLADALDKAKSTEAGGGSSSNKRDRFRPKGKQFKKQGSSFSSSGGSKPYGSSQGSGSIGWFCSKCGGRHSSDACKGVSGTCNLCNRPGHYARVCPTRGTSQGATQADRQAPAVQSFQSLENQAQEAPDNVIAGNCVLSGYPAYVLIDTGASHTFVAEKFVALHALPVENLSSVFAIPSPMGTDKTSARIFRGCELQFDSNAIELDCMTGAEGFLVYALDVLKASPELEDISVVCEFADIFPDEIPGLPPMREVDFSIELEFTANRATSLSISTIKLNLYFSDGVILFLFCASEIPGCFGCRVTGSHVGHGHEAVE from the exons ATGCCTCCCCGATCTTTACCTCTTCGCAGTGGTCGGACGAATCTACTGTCACCACCGACTGAGCAAGTACCTCCGATTGAACAAGTTCCTCCGGTAGTTCCTAATATGCCACTGGTACCTACGACTGAGCAGGGCAGTACTACTGTTACTCCAATGGATACGACTGCTAATCCAATGGAGGTGTTGTTGaaacgatttcagtcattcaaaccaccgagtCTGCATGGTACTGAGGATTATGTAGCATGTGAAAGTTGGCTTGATGATATCGAGCAACTGTTTGAATCTATTGATTACACCGATGACCGACGAGTTCGATTG TCTTATAGAAAGGATAAGGGAGCGGAGTTTGCCAATTTGCAACAAGGTAGTATGTGcattgaagattatgttgcaaattTTTCCACTTTACTCCGTTTAGCACCTCATATTGCGGATAATGAGGAAGCGAaggccgatcaattcatcaacggTATTAATCCTGATGTCTTCACCTTGGTCAATGTGGGGCGACCTAATAATCTTGCTGATGCTCTTGATAAAGCCAAAAGTACAGAAGCTG GAGGTGGCAGCAGTAGCAACAAAAGAGATCGGTTTAGGCCcaaaggtaaacagttcaagaagcaaGGAAGTAGTTTCTCTAGTTCTGGTGGTTCAAAGCCATATGGATCAAGTCAGGGTTCAGGGTCTATAGGTTGGTTttgtagcaagtgtgggggaagacattCTAGTGATGCTTGCAAAGGAGTTTCTGGAACTTGTAATCTCTGCAACCGGCCAGGACATTATGCCAGAGTGTGTCCTACACGTGGAACATCACAGGGAGCAACTCAAGCTGACAGACAAGCTCCTGCTGTGCAGTCCTTTCAATCTTTAG AAAATCAGGCACAGGAGGCACCGGacaatgtgattgcaggtaattgtGTTCTctctggttatcctgcttatgtgttgATTGACACTGGAGCATCACATACTTTTGTAGCTGAAaaatttgttgcattacatgctttgcctgttgagAATTTGTCTTCTGTATTTGCTATCCCATCGCCCATGGGAACAGATAAGACATCTGCAAGAATATTCAGGGGTTGTGAATTACAATTTGACAGTAATGCAATTGAGCTTGATTGTATg ACTGGTGCTGAAGGATTTCTAGTTTATGCATTGGATGTGTTGAAAGCTAGTCCTGAACTGGAAGATATTTCGGTTGTATGTGAGTTTGCAGATATTTTTCCAGATGAAATTCCGGGATTACCTCCAATGCGTGAAGTTGATTTCAGTATCGAGTTG GAATTTACAGCGAATCGAGCTACCTCATTGAGTATATCTACGATAAAGCTGAATCTTTAT ttTAGCGATGGTGTTATCTTATTCCTCTTTTGTGCATCTGAAATTCCTGGATG TTTTGGCTGTCGGGTGACTGGAAGTCATGTCGGGCATGGGCATGAAGCTGTGGAATGA